A stretch of Sinorhizobium meliloti DNA encodes these proteins:
- a CDS encoding TrbC/VirB2 family protein, producing the protein MIALLTGPWGKWIGVAAIAVALFGVGYWKGRADIRADKLKDTIRAIEKRERIDERIQGLDGIALCNELLGGGMHDECQQLRGVEEDTRQPGRRR; encoded by the coding sequence ATGATCGCTTTGCTTACCGGCCCATGGGGAAAGTGGATCGGCGTCGCGGCGATCGCCGTCGCGCTATTTGGCGTCGGCTATTGGAAGGGCCGCGCTGATATCCGCGCCGATAAGCTGAAAGATACCATCCGCGCAATCGAGAAAAGGGAGCGGATTGATGAACGGATTCAGGGCTTGGACGGCATTGCTCTTTGCAATGAGCTTCTTGGTGGCGGGATGCACGACGAATGCCAGCAATTGCGCGGGGTGGAGGAAGATACCCGTCAGCCCGGCCGGCGCCGTTAA
- a CDS encoding DUF6950 family protein — translation MTVDEFITAELSRPFSWGKSDCAAMADRWVQAVAGFSPMDLFGRRHRDEAEALEWLREPGSIAVAVNRVMRAAGFKKTAEPRIGDVGLVFHEGRLCVAILAGSVWICRDESGLIGVAPAALWKAWRIECLRR, via the coding sequence ATGACGGTTGATGAATTCATCACGGCCGAGCTTTCCCGGCCGTTTTCATGGGGCAAGAGCGATTGCGCCGCCATGGCCGATCGCTGGGTGCAGGCCGTCGCCGGCTTTTCCCCTATGGACCTTTTCGGCCGCCGCCACCGCGACGAGGCCGAGGCTCTGGAATGGCTGCGCGAGCCCGGCAGCATTGCCGTGGCCGTCAATCGCGTGATGCGCGCCGCTGGCTTCAAGAAAACCGCCGAGCCAAGGATTGGCGACGTGGGGCTCGTCTTCCATGAGGGCCGGCTTTGCGTGGCGATCCTCGCGGGGTCGGTATGGATTTGCCGCGATGAGTCCGGCCTGATCGGCGTCGCACCGGCCGCGCTTTGGAAGGCGTGGAGGATCGAATGCCTGCGGCGGTAG
- a CDS encoding NAD(P)/FAD-dependent oxidoreductase, which yields MATERALPNLWHATAPAAPRTAPLAGDLTVEVAIVGGGFTGLSAALHLAETGIRTAVIEARMIGFGGSGRNVGLVNAGMWVQPDDLIATLGAAAGNRLLDELGDGPSFVYDLVAKHGIECEAVRNGTLHMSVGAEGLKEIREREAQWKKRGAPVEVLSAEKAHALSGAEGFTGALLDRRAGTIQPLAYARGLARAALAAGAEIFTDTPLLAASRQGDLWNVKTPRGTVTARHVILATNAYGSLVTGVPWKEYRQELTILPYFQFATNPLPDNVAARILPERQGAWDTGLVMTSFRMDRQNRLIFGSIGRLDAIAAGTHRAFAARSVRKLFPYIGDFRFEHWWDGRIGMTTNNLPAMHVLAPNVVSISGYNGRGIAPGTVFGRALARHVTGDTSAIPLAETPVTPDPWRTLKSAFYHAGAQAKHFIDKRF from the coding sequence ATGGCAACGGAGCGTGCTCTCCCCAATCTCTGGCATGCGACGGCACCGGCCGCTCCGCGCACCGCTCCGCTAGCAGGCGACCTGACGGTCGAGGTGGCGATCGTCGGAGGTGGTTTCACGGGCCTTTCGGCCGCACTTCATCTGGCGGAGACGGGCATCAGGACTGCGGTGATCGAAGCGCGGATGATCGGCTTCGGCGGTTCGGGCCGCAATGTCGGCCTCGTCAATGCCGGCATGTGGGTGCAGCCGGACGACCTGATCGCAACGCTCGGAGCAGCGGCGGGCAACCGGCTTCTCGACGAACTCGGCGACGGCCCGTCATTCGTCTACGATCTCGTTGCGAAACATGGAATCGAATGCGAAGCCGTTCGCAACGGCACGCTGCATATGTCGGTCGGCGCGGAAGGGCTCAAGGAAATCCGGGAGCGCGAGGCGCAATGGAAAAAGCGCGGTGCTCCGGTCGAGGTGCTTTCGGCTGAAAAGGCGCACGCGCTTTCAGGAGCCGAGGGCTTCACCGGCGCACTGCTCGACCGCCGCGCCGGAACGATACAGCCGCTCGCCTATGCGCGAGGATTGGCCCGTGCAGCGCTTGCCGCCGGCGCCGAAATCTTCACCGATACCCCCCTCCTTGCAGCCAGCCGCCAAGGCGATCTCTGGAACGTGAAGACCCCGCGGGGAACGGTAACGGCCCGTCACGTCATTCTTGCGACCAACGCCTATGGGAGCCTTGTCACCGGCGTCCCATGGAAGGAGTACCGGCAGGAACTCACGATCCTTCCCTATTTCCAGTTCGCGACCAATCCGCTGCCCGACAACGTGGCCGCGCGGATATTGCCCGAACGCCAGGGAGCCTGGGACACGGGGCTGGTGATGACCTCCTTCCGCATGGACAGGCAGAACCGGCTGATTTTCGGCTCGATCGGCAGGCTGGATGCGATCGCCGCAGGCACGCACCGGGCCTTCGCCGCGCGCTCGGTGCGCAAGCTCTTTCCTTATATCGGGGACTTCCGCTTCGAGCACTGGTGGGACGGTCGCATCGGCATGACGACCAACAATCTGCCGGCCATGCATGTGCTCGCTCCCAACGTCGTATCGATCAGCGGTTATAACGGCCGAGGGATCGCGCCGGGCACCGTCTTCGGGCGGGCGCTTGCCCGCCACGTCACCGGCGATACGTCCGCGATACCGCTTGCGGAGACGCCGGTCACGCCGGATCCGTGGCGGACTCTGAAGTCCGCCTTCTACCACGCCGGCGCCCAGGCGAAACACTTCATCGACAAACGGTTCTGA
- a CDS encoding right-handed parallel beta-helix repeat-containing protein, whose product MINLGSAEIADLRVGASQVARVYLGEDIIWQPNFDSLPAAIYFSAAGNDDTGAGTQAAPFKTLKMANAVARAGKTLYFRGGDTFTGTLLCRPGCVYNSYGTGKATISSGNSEAVLLDNADSAQVRQLIAQGSGTTVNGSHGIRAINSHAEAIQVDDVVIDSCEVRGYGRNGIFATVANYPSGMAGLQITNNIVEDCTGNDVRGHTGGIIVAAEEADFWGLATYPASHRDVVVTGNTVRRCKGKRDAANHVGSGIIVAQTEGALVESNLAEDCGENSTNNAGPVGIWAWDAIGVVIRKNTTLRQRSARSDGGGFDLDGGCKDCVLEYNFSMGCTGPGIIIFSFDDTAYPNKLLDYSNNVARYNLSVRDGQTVRSEFGMFIGTMRPVGSDFQNIRVYNNTIVTDTVGAFSPTCLSIQTFGGVDFSHATGVIANNIFLQKGAGLLCDVRTTAMQIHGNCFHSVQGTAMRSFGFDWETVDQWISASGNKEFLHGTHTIFVDNPQLVNDSGSTPADFRPANSSPLYGVGMDINAEFGIARPTEDYLGNALPATQRFFTPGAMEPATPLPNLLTSPNVLNTGWELNDIDLISGLPGMFGGTSAQLIRIDDDGAAVGQTRSFASGTEKIFRRGGFVKISGDVKAAVIGNRQPDINDYWWTWFDLVAGELDDAEAWGAYLQSVPRFRMQKRPNGFWLIMHEMKVPSTWTNDKFWAQPSLPFPVRGGLEASGQRGLIHDGFFEFLVG is encoded by the coding sequence GTGATCAACCTCGGCAGCGCTGAGATCGCCGATCTCCGGGTCGGCGCCAGTCAGGTCGCGCGCGTCTATCTCGGCGAAGACATCATCTGGCAACCGAACTTCGACTCGCTGCCCGCCGCGATCTATTTCTCGGCCGCCGGCAATGATGATACCGGCGCCGGGACGCAGGCCGCCCCGTTCAAGACGCTCAAGATGGCGAACGCCGTAGCGAGGGCCGGCAAGACGCTCTATTTCCGGGGCGGCGATACCTTCACCGGCACGCTGCTTTGCCGGCCCGGCTGCGTCTATAATTCCTATGGCACCGGCAAAGCCACGATCAGTTCGGGCAACTCCGAGGCGGTCCTGCTGGACAATGCCGATAGCGCCCAAGTCCGCCAGCTGATCGCGCAAGGATCGGGCACGACGGTCAACGGCTCGCACGGCATCCGGGCAATCAACAGCCATGCCGAGGCCATTCAGGTCGATGACGTGGTGATCGATAGTTGCGAGGTGCGCGGCTATGGCCGGAACGGCATCTTCGCGACGGTCGCCAATTATCCGTCCGGGATGGCGGGACTCCAGATCACCAACAACATCGTGGAGGATTGCACCGGGAACGATGTCCGGGGCCATACCGGCGGGATCATCGTCGCGGCCGAGGAGGCGGACTTTTGGGGGCTGGCCACCTATCCCGCATCGCATCGGGATGTCGTCGTCACCGGCAACACCGTCCGTCGCTGCAAGGGCAAGCGGGACGCGGCCAACCATGTCGGTTCCGGGATCATTGTCGCGCAGACCGAGGGCGCGCTTGTCGAAAGCAATCTCGCCGAGGATTGCGGCGAAAACTCCACCAACAACGCCGGCCCGGTCGGCATATGGGCGTGGGATGCGATCGGCGTCGTCATCCGCAAGAATACGACTTTGCGGCAACGTTCGGCCCGATCCGATGGCGGCGGCTTCGATCTGGACGGCGGCTGCAAGGATTGCGTTCTCGAATATAATTTCTCGATGGGATGCACCGGCCCCGGCATCATCATTTTCTCTTTTGACGATACCGCCTATCCGAACAAGCTGCTCGATTATTCCAACAATGTCGCCCGCTATAATCTGTCGGTGCGAGACGGCCAGACCGTCCGGTCGGAGTTCGGAATGTTCATCGGCACCATGCGACCGGTCGGCTCCGATTTCCAGAACATCCGCGTCTACAATAATACGATCGTCACCGATACGGTCGGGGCGTTCTCGCCGACGTGCCTTTCTATCCAGACCTTCGGCGGCGTCGATTTCAGCCATGCGACCGGCGTCATCGCCAACAATATCTTTCTCCAGAAAGGCGCCGGGCTGCTTTGCGACGTGCGGACGACCGCAATGCAAATTCACGGCAATTGCTTCCACTCCGTCCAGGGCACCGCCATGCGGTCCTTTGGCTTTGATTGGGAGACCGTCGATCAATGGATTTCGGCGTCGGGCAATAAGGAATTCCTGCACGGCACCCACACCATCTTTGTCGATAACCCGCAGCTGGTGAACGACTCCGGGAGCACCCCGGCGGATTTCCGCCCGGCCAATAGCTCGCCGCTCTATGGCGTCGGGATGGATATCAACGCGGAATTCGGTATTGCGCGCCCGACCGAGGATTACCTCGGCAACGCGCTTCCGGCGACGCAGCGGTTCTTTACGCCCGGCGCTATGGAGCCGGCCACGCCGCTGCCGAATTTGCTGACATCGCCGAACGTCCTAAACACCGGATGGGAGCTTAACGACATCGATCTGATTTCCGGCCTGCCCGGCATGTTCGGCGGCACCTCGGCGCAACTTATCAGGATTGATGACGATGGCGCGGCGGTGGGGCAAACCCGCTCGTTCGCATCAGGCACCGAGAAGATTTTCCGGCGTGGCGGCTTCGTCAAAATCAGCGGCGATGTGAAAGCGGCGGTGATCGGCAATCGCCAGCCCGATATCAACGACTATTGGTGGACGTGGTTCGATCTGGTCGCGGGGGAACTGGACGATGCCGAAGCATGGGGCGCCTATCTGCAATCCGTGCCGCGCTTCCGAATGCAAAAGCGGCCGAACGGCTTCTGGCTAATCATGCATGAAATGAAAGTCCCGAGCACTTGGACCAACGATAAGTTTTGGGCACAGCCCTCGCTCCCGTTCCCGGTCAGGGGCGGGCTTGAGGCAAGCGGCCAGCGCGGCCTCATCCACGACGGGTTTTTCGAGTTCCTCGTCGGCTAA
- a CDS encoding ParA family protein produces MAVITFANAKGGAGKTTAALILSTELARQGNRVVVLDADPQRWITSWSEVSGRVANLEVISHVTPASLPCHIRELKGEADFIVIDLAGAKDAIVALALGLSDHVLIPVQGCAMDARGAVQILELIRHIGEKARVRINHSVVLTRVNSLVTTRALQTIKALLASRGVSVLDTPIVERVAYREIFECGGTLQMMDPNRVSNLDKARENAYALAAEVQNLLPVTARRALMSRLRSALPRAA; encoded by the coding sequence ATGGCGGTCATCACATTCGCCAATGCAAAGGGCGGTGCGGGAAAGACGACCGCGGCGCTGATCCTGTCGACGGAACTGGCGAGGCAGGGGAATCGCGTCGTGGTATTGGACGCCGATCCGCAGCGCTGGATCACGAGCTGGTCCGAAGTGTCCGGCCGTGTCGCCAATCTCGAGGTGATTTCGCACGTCACTCCGGCTTCGCTTCCCTGTCATATCCGCGAGCTCAAGGGTGAGGCCGATTTCATCGTCATCGATCTCGCCGGCGCCAAGGATGCGATCGTCGCGTTGGCGCTGGGGCTGTCCGATCATGTGCTGATACCGGTTCAGGGCTGCGCCATGGACGCGCGTGGCGCCGTACAGATTCTTGAACTTATCCGCCATATCGGCGAGAAGGCGAGGGTGCGCATCAACCACTCGGTCGTCTTGACGCGCGTCAATTCGCTGGTGACGACGCGGGCGCTGCAGACGATCAAGGCGCTGCTCGCCTCCCGCGGCGTTTCGGTCCTCGATACGCCGATCGTGGAGCGTGTTGCCTATCGCGAAATCTTCGAGTGCGGCGGCACCCTGCAGATGATGGACCCGAACCGGGTCAGCAATCTCGACAAGGCGCGCGAAAACGCATACGCGCTTGCCGCCGAGGTGCAAAACCTGCTCCCCGTGACCGCACGCCGCGCCCTGATGTCCCGCCTGCGCTCGGCTTTGCCGCGGGCGGCGTAG
- a CDS encoding phage upper tail fiber protein, whose protein sequence is MATANEIWRDFNVDGVPSSGPYDPEKSQIRQWGMQRVGSTAVSTIVKLTQAQYNALGTKDANTLYIIVG, encoded by the coding sequence ATGGCTACGGCAAATGAAATCTGGCGCGATTTCAATGTGGACGGCGTTCCGTCTTCCGGTCCTTATGATCCCGAAAAATCGCAAATCCGGCAGTGGGGCATGCAGCGGGTAGGGTCCACCGCCGTCTCCACAATTGTCAAGCTGACGCAAGCACAATACAATGCGCTCGGCACCAAGGACGCCAACACGCTCTACATCATCGTCGGTTAG
- a CDS encoding phage tail protein, with protein sequence MPAAVVGIIGAIGAAVSGIASTVAGLFGAIGSTAIGTALLKLGLSIGLSYLVSAFNRPKQPKPEDVQQSFRQATAPRVRHYGRAKASGTWVFAEAKGGHFYKVLAIGQGEIDAIEEYWIDDKQVTPDAVTGKTGTNVRLRARLGKTTETYYDELAAVFPDSWTAEHRGDGVASVFVTQYAVEQKNYLRNFPNGINTTVRLVFRGAKVKNPITGATAWSDNAAAVIRDYMTHQDGMRLPEKFVATAKAHAGWRTAFTRAAETVPLKGGLSEPRYRLWGSYQMDERPADVLSRMLAACDGRLVPTADGGLTLDIGTWAEPAVVLDNDSITGFSELGRGRDILTTANTVRATFLDPSQDYQAADADPWVDAEDVSLRGEIEQDIQLNMAPSHSQARRLMKLAAWRANPAWIATFQCNLRGLAAFGERFVRIDYPLLGINSVFEVDDFRFVIDEGGLLVGVTIQVHSMPATAYSWDPDQEQGDAPVSENSETDDEIPVPDPPTVTFVGMAAELSFEPSPSPILNIEARWKRTNQSTWTESGVLANAASTFTTPALTENVEYEFQLRYVTERGLEGNWSVSALGTPSGDPAALDSFTAVGGLGRATLNFDTATVDGNLNTIAIYRVPFGQALNKTTHFLTRISAAPNDTISLTDGDATPVNLLTNPGFSSDVGWTTTAGWAIANGKASHALGVYGGISQAVTLAAGTVYRIAYTILDYDAGALQTRLTGGTPVDGEWIWGNERKLLKLTAASGNTAFQVDASTDCGASIDDAVIFAETGTCAPQGVWNYYAIPESAALVEGPASGPITATII encoded by the coding sequence ATGCCTGCGGCGGTAGTGGGCATCATTGGGGCGATCGGCGCCGCCGTATCCGGGATCGCCTCCACCGTCGCCGGATTGTTCGGGGCGATCGGCTCCACCGCGATCGGCACCGCCTTGCTGAAACTCGGCCTGTCCATCGGCCTGTCCTATCTGGTCAGCGCGTTCAACAGGCCGAAGCAACCCAAGCCCGAGGACGTGCAGCAATCGTTCCGGCAGGCGACGGCGCCGAGGGTCCGCCATTACGGCCGGGCGAAAGCCTCCGGGACATGGGTCTTTGCCGAGGCCAAGGGCGGGCATTTCTACAAGGTCCTCGCGATCGGGCAGGGGGAAATTGATGCGATTGAGGAATACTGGATTGATGATAAGCAGGTCACGCCCGATGCCGTGACCGGCAAGACCGGGACGAATGTTCGGCTCCGCGCGCGCCTCGGCAAAACCACCGAGACCTATTACGACGAGCTTGCCGCCGTCTTCCCGGATAGCTGGACGGCCGAGCATCGCGGCGACGGCGTGGCGTCGGTTTTCGTGACGCAATACGCGGTCGAGCAAAAAAACTACCTGCGCAATTTCCCGAACGGCATCAACACCACCGTCCGCCTCGTCTTCCGGGGCGCCAAGGTCAAAAATCCGATTACCGGCGCGACCGCATGGAGCGACAACGCCGCTGCGGTGATCCGGGATTACATGACGCATCAGGATGGCATGCGCCTCCCGGAGAAATTCGTCGCCACCGCCAAGGCCCACGCGGGCTGGCGCACGGCTTTTACGCGGGCGGCGGAAACGGTCCCGCTCAAGGGCGGATTGTCCGAGCCGCGCTATCGCCTTTGGGGCTCCTACCAGATGGACGAGCGGCCGGCCGACGTGCTGAGCCGCATGCTGGCCGCCTGCGATGGCCGGTTGGTGCCGACTGCTGACGGCGGGCTGACGCTGGATATCGGAACGTGGGCCGAGCCGGCGGTGGTCCTCGATAACGACTCAATCACCGGCTTTTCCGAGCTTGGCCGTGGCCGCGATATCCTGACGACCGCAAACACCGTCCGCGCCACGTTTCTTGATCCGTCGCAGGATTATCAGGCGGCCGACGCCGATCCGTGGGTCGATGCCGAGGACGTATCCCTTCGGGGCGAGATCGAGCAGGACATTCAGCTGAATATGGCGCCAAGCCACAGCCAAGCGCGGCGGCTGATGAAATTGGCGGCGTGGCGGGCGAATCCCGCATGGATTGCCACCTTCCAATGTAACCTGCGCGGCCTCGCCGCCTTCGGCGAACGCTTCGTCCGGATCGATTATCCGTTGCTCGGCATCAACTCCGTTTTCGAAGTGGACGATTTCCGCTTTGTCATCGATGAGGGCGGGCTTCTGGTCGGCGTGACCATTCAGGTGCACTCGATGCCGGCCACCGCCTATTCATGGGACCCGGATCAGGAACAGGGCGACGCGCCGGTATCTGAGAATTCCGAGACCGACGACGAAATCCCGGTGCCCGACCCGCCGACAGTGACCTTCGTCGGCATGGCCGCCGAGCTTTCCTTTGAGCCGTCGCCGTCGCCGATCCTCAATATTGAGGCGCGCTGGAAGCGGACAAACCAGAGCACGTGGACGGAGTCCGGCGTGCTGGCCAATGCCGCGTCCACCTTCACGACCCCGGCGCTAACAGAGAACGTCGAATATGAATTCCAGCTTCGCTATGTGACCGAGCGCGGCTTGGAGGGCAATTGGTCGGTGAGTGCGCTCGGCACGCCAAGCGGCGATCCGGCGGCGCTCGACTCCTTCACAGCGGTCGGCGGGTTGGGCCGCGCCACGCTCAATTTCGATACCGCGACCGTGGACGGCAATCTCAACACCATTGCCATCTACCGCGTGCCATTCGGCCAAGCGCTGAACAAGACGACGCATTTCCTTACCCGGATTTCGGCCGCTCCGAACGATACGATATCGCTGACCGATGGCGACGCGACACCCGTCAATCTGCTCACCAATCCGGGATTTTCGAGCGACGTGGGCTGGACGACGACCGCCGGGTGGGCAATCGCCAACGGCAAGGCATCGCACGCGCTCGGCGTCTATGGCGGCATTTCTCAGGCGGTCACGCTGGCGGCGGGCACTGTCTATCGCATCGCATATACCATCCTCGATTACGACGCCGGGGCGCTCCAAACGCGCCTGACCGGCGGCACCCCCGTTGATGGCGAGTGGATTTGGGGCAATGAGCGGAAATTGCTCAAGCTGACCGCCGCCAGCGGAAACACTGCATTCCAGGTGGACGCATCCACCGACTGCGGCGCCTCAATCGATGACGCCGTGATCTTCGCGGAAACCGGCACATGCGCGCCGCAGGGCGTGTGGAATTACTACGCGATCCCCGAAAGCGCCGCGCTGGTCGAGGGGCCGGCATCCGGCCCGATCACCGCGACAATCATCTGA
- a CDS encoding L,D-transpeptidase family protein, with product MYRRKATAMKTGSLVTPATRTGLSLFAALALMAMELAPANAQDAYGGYWGGGDVMLVTPEGDILDYIPGEAEVHAMRDRRGRTVLVDPWGNIVATVVPNDGYGRGQRRREYGRDGYPEPRDRGYGYSEPGEFTGAIPEYRDIAPAPVEREDLPNSLPSLSDREEAAYDPQYDDPLAQPMPPAMTVTGKSRAEIAALQVFLDREGFSPGVIDGKMGSNVTKAIEAWQQATGETLDPNNTEDILERLRFNGGLPITTYTITAADAAGPFVASIPEDYAHKAQLPHLSFTSVTEMLGEKFHMDEAYLRELNPGVDFSIPGTTIKVVNPGPNKKGKVARIVADKARKQVLAYDEAGKLIAAYPSTIGSSDTPSPSGTVHVERIAFDPGYTYNPKINFQQGANDRILQLQPGPNGPVGTVWIALSKPTYGIHGTPEPSKIGKTQSHGCVRLTNWDATELGKMVSTGVTVEFVD from the coding sequence ATGTACCGCCGCAAAGCAACCGCCATGAAGACAGGTTCCCTAGTGACGCCCGCGACCCGCACCGGCCTTTCGCTCTTCGCAGCACTCGCCCTCATGGCCATGGAGCTTGCGCCCGCCAACGCACAGGATGCCTATGGTGGCTATTGGGGCGGCGGCGACGTGATGCTCGTCACGCCCGAAGGCGACATTCTCGACTATATCCCCGGAGAGGCCGAGGTTCATGCCATGCGCGACCGCCGCGGACGCACGGTGCTCGTGGATCCGTGGGGCAATATCGTCGCCACCGTCGTGCCGAATGACGGCTATGGTCGCGGACAGCGGCGCCGCGAATACGGGCGCGATGGCTATCCCGAGCCCCGCGATCGCGGTTACGGCTATTCCGAACCCGGCGAGTTTACCGGCGCCATCCCCGAATACCGCGATATTGCGCCCGCTCCGGTCGAGCGCGAGGATCTGCCCAACAGCCTTCCCTCGCTCTCCGATCGCGAGGAGGCTGCCTACGATCCGCAATACGATGACCCGCTGGCACAGCCGATGCCGCCGGCCATGACGGTGACGGGAAAGTCGCGCGCTGAGATCGCTGCCCTGCAGGTCTTCCTCGACCGCGAGGGCTTTTCTCCCGGCGTGATCGACGGCAAGATGGGCTCGAACGTCACCAAGGCCATCGAAGCCTGGCAGCAGGCAACGGGTGAAACGCTCGATCCGAACAATACCGAAGACATTTTGGAGCGGCTGCGCTTCAACGGCGGCTTGCCGATTACGACCTACACGATCACCGCCGCGGATGCGGCCGGCCCCTTTGTCGCCTCCATCCCGGAAGATTACGCCCACAAGGCGCAGCTTCCGCATCTGTCCTTCACGTCCGTGACGGAGATGCTCGGCGAGAAGTTCCACATGGACGAGGCGTATCTGCGCGAGCTCAATCCCGGTGTCGATTTTTCAATTCCCGGCACTACGATCAAGGTCGTCAATCCCGGCCCGAACAAGAAGGGCAAGGTGGCGCGCATCGTCGCGGACAAGGCCCGCAAGCAGGTGCTCGCCTATGACGAGGCGGGGAAACTGATCGCCGCCTATCCGTCCACCATCGGTTCCTCCGACACGCCGTCGCCTTCCGGTACGGTGCATGTCGAGCGTATCGCCTTCGATCCTGGTTATACCTACAACCCGAAGATCAACTTCCAGCAGGGCGCGAACGACAGGATCCTGCAATTGCAACCGGGTCCGAACGGCCCGGTGGGCACCGTCTGGATCGCGCTGTCGAAGCCGACCTACGGCATTCACGGGACACCGGAGCCGTCGAAGATCGGCAAGACCCAGAGCCATGGCTGCGTCCGCCTGACCAACTGGGACGCGACCGAACTCGGCAAGATGGTGAGCACCGGCGTCACGGTCGAATTCGTCGACTGA
- a CDS encoding aldose 1-epimerase family protein: protein MRTTLNAADGAASHLLFDPSSALDVAAFVVAGVDLSPGAAIPSDGDPRIDRALAGFLFTCGPEHIRHPEALEGGAGAYYPLHGSLAGTPVSRTEMCGAGDRCTAVTEVDLACGGRAAIERLWQVDAAAHAVTLADRVINIGSSAFAPMMMYHMNIAGRLLGEETRIESPSVDGGSFPWRFGEGESAHFCRPAVACDGWSEVALTAMPGLKGRALRVRFRTDTLPFLQMWRCQRGGANVVSIEPASHRLAKRPQLAANGELDPLQPGQSRDYSLAFTVS from the coding sequence ATGCGGACGACCTTGAACGCGGCCGATGGCGCGGCGAGCCACCTCCTGTTCGACCCGTCCTCGGCACTCGATGTCGCGGCCTTCGTCGTCGCCGGTGTCGATCTGTCGCCGGGCGCGGCGATCCCCTCGGACGGCGATCCGCGCATCGACCGCGCGCTCGCGGGTTTCCTGTTTACCTGCGGTCCCGAGCACATTCGACATCCCGAGGCTCTGGAAGGCGGCGCCGGCGCATATTATCCCCTGCATGGCTCGCTCGCCGGAACGCCCGTCAGCCGGACCGAGATGTGCGGTGCGGGCGATCGTTGTACTGCCGTCACCGAAGTCGATCTCGCCTGCGGCGGCCGGGCGGCTATCGAGCGCCTCTGGCAAGTCGATGCGGCCGCGCACGCCGTGACGCTTGCGGACCGCGTCATCAACATCGGTTCGTCTGCCTTTGCGCCGATGATGATGTATCACATGAACATCGCCGGCCGGCTGCTCGGCGAGGAAACGCGGATCGAAAGTCCGTCGGTCGACGGCGGATCGTTTCCTTGGCGCTTCGGCGAGGGGGAAAGCGCGCATTTCTGCCGTCCGGCCGTTGCCTGTGACGGATGGTCGGAGGTGGCGCTGACCGCAATGCCGGGTCTTAAGGGGCGCGCACTGCGTGTGCGGTTCCGGACCGACACGCTGCCGTTCCTGCAGATGTGGCGTTGTCAGCGCGGCGGCGCCAACGTCGTCAGCATCGAGCCGGCCTCGCATCGCCTGGCGAAGCGGCCGCAGCTTGCCGCAAACGGGGAGCTCGATCCTCTTCAACCCGGCCAATCGCGCGATTATAGCCTGGCTTTCACCGTCTCCTGA
- a CDS encoding glycoside hydrolase family 108 protein: MATSSFKAALARVLVHEGGYVNHPRDPGGATNQGIIQRTYDAYRRSKKLQPRSVQKLTAPERDAIYRRQYWDAIKGDKLPVGVDYVVFDGAVNSGPNQSIKWLQRALGSAYRGQIDGVIGLATFAALEATEDHDALIDRISDRRMAFLKALEPWPVFAGGWTRRVQNVRANGKAEAAGRKDVVAVHIAGAETKATIEDARKAPSPAPADAATGGGIGAGGIAGTLQTLQDQLTPFSAAGNWITTLVVVLAVSGAGLAAGGIAYRWYAKRRAAQLADALDAVPA, from the coding sequence ATGGCGACCAGCAGCTTCAAAGCGGCGCTGGCGCGGGTGCTCGTCCATGAGGGCGGGTATGTAAATCATCCGCGCGACCCCGGCGGCGCCACCAATCAGGGCATTATACAGCGGACATATGATGCCTATCGGCGCAGCAAGAAATTGCAGCCGCGCTCGGTCCAGAAGCTAACCGCGCCCGAGCGCGACGCGATCTATCGGCGCCAGTATTGGGACGCGATCAAGGGCGACAAGCTGCCGGTCGGCGTCGATTATGTCGTGTTCGACGGCGCGGTGAATTCCGGCCCGAACCAATCCATCAAATGGCTACAGCGCGCGCTCGGCTCGGCCTATCGCGGCCAGATCGACGGGGTGATCGGGCTGGCCACTTTCGCCGCCCTTGAGGCGACCGAGGATCACGACGCGCTGATCGACCGGATTTCCGATCGGCGCATGGCGTTCCTGAAAGCGCTTGAGCCCTGGCCGGTCTTTGCCGGCGGCTGGACGAGGCGCGTTCAGAACGTGCGCGCCAACGGCAAGGCCGAGGCCGCCGGCCGCAAGGATGTCGTCGCCGTCCATATTGCCGGCGCCGAGACAAAGGCGACGATCGAGGACGCCCGCAAGGCGCCGTCGCCAGCGCCAGCCGATGCGGCTACCGGCGGCGGGATCGGGGCGGGCGGCATCGCTGGCACATTGCAAACCCTTCAGGATCAGCTGACGCCGTTCAGCGCGGCCGGCAATTGGATCACCACGCTCGTCGTCGTGCTGGCCGTTTCCGGCGCCGGCCTTGCGGCTGGCGGGATCGCCTATCGCTGGTATGCGAAGCGGCGCGCGGCGCAGCTGGCCGACGCGCTTGATGCGGTGCCGGCATGA